In a genomic window of Planctomicrobium piriforme:
- a CDS encoding PVC-type heme-binding CxxCH protein, with the protein MTDSTWPRLGRLLRTAALCLIICGPSLFAEDFAAELPRIPPLEPDAALSRFEVAPGYAIQLMAAEPLVVDPVAMCYDENGRLYVAEMCDYSEQETERLGRIQLLEDLDQDGRFEKSTTFATGLSWPTALICYDGGIFVGAAPDIHYMKDASGDGIADESRVVFTGFGRSNVQGLLNSFRWGLDNRIHGATSVSGGEVKRADQPHATPLNLRGRDFSFDPKTLELRPESGGGQHGLCFDDWGRKFVCSNSEQASFIVYQDRYIARNPYLSAIGPKVDIGTDSGQTPVFRSSPVEPWRIVRTRLRASGAAPGHVEWGGQPAGYFTAATGITIFRGDALGDELRGVAIVGDVGSNIIHRMQVTPKGVAFVVSRIDQNTEFVRSSDIWFRPVQFDNAPDGCLHVLDMYREVIEHPKSLPPQVKNHLDLTSGRDRGRLYRVLAKGSKYRPTPQLSTMSSADLVALLSHDNAWHRETASRLLSQRQDLAVVPALRTLAITGEKPLGRLHGLSVLNGLNQLDADVVESALADSHPRIRERALQYAEAFATSPDVIRKVGSLISSDDPRLRLQLAFSAGEFPAEQKVAWLTTLLQRPDSDKWLQLAAVSSLSNDALPVFSNLLQNPNLRRIMPADSILQRLTLQIARQNKAGDVDVLLTLIEKLPASEQPFKDQLITTLLTSSSPSTLKQVFIGPRAELIETMLASARNKVSQPTLAVERISAIRILALSAQLQDVERLQALLAPTEEVAIQTTALGALAATANPNLANALLDRWNEFSPSMRLKAEEVLFSRPDWTAATLTLLESGGLAPSAFSTARLRTVAAGNDVELQRRANLILNSLGTASRAEIVQRYLPALTQSGDTARGREIFRKQCSGCHRLEGVGNETGPNLSAIRNRGKEAILLNVLDPNREVNPDYLNYIVSLQDGRTLTGMIRSETATSLTLVRAENQSSTVLRNEIEQIRNSGQSLMPEGLERQIDEQAMADLLAYLLSPEALR; encoded by the coding sequence ATGACTGATTCGACGTGGCCGCGTCTTGGCCGATTGCTGCGAACCGCCGCCCTGTGCCTGATCATTTGCGGCCCATCACTTTTTGCCGAAGACTTCGCCGCCGAACTCCCGCGCATTCCGCCGCTCGAACCGGATGCCGCGCTCAGCCGCTTTGAGGTCGCGCCTGGCTATGCAATTCAATTGATGGCCGCCGAACCGCTGGTCGTCGATCCTGTTGCCATGTGCTACGACGAAAACGGCCGGCTCTATGTCGCGGAGATGTGCGACTATTCCGAACAGGAAACTGAACGTCTCGGCCGCATCCAACTGCTCGAAGACCTCGACCAGGACGGCCGCTTTGAGAAAAGCACGACATTTGCCACTGGCCTCTCCTGGCCGACGGCGCTGATCTGTTACGACGGCGGCATCTTTGTCGGAGCAGCACCCGACATCCACTACATGAAAGACGCCAGCGGCGACGGCATCGCCGACGAAAGCCGCGTCGTCTTCACGGGCTTCGGTCGATCCAATGTTCAGGGATTGCTGAATTCCTTCCGCTGGGGACTCGACAACCGGATTCACGGCGCGACGAGCGTCTCAGGCGGCGAGGTGAAACGGGCCGACCAACCCCACGCGACTCCCCTCAACCTTCGCGGGCGAGATTTCTCTTTCGATCCCAAGACGCTCGAGCTTCGCCCGGAAAGCGGCGGCGGGCAGCATGGTCTGTGCTTTGACGATTGGGGACGCAAGTTCGTCTGCTCGAACTCAGAACAGGCGTCGTTCATCGTCTACCAGGACCGGTACATCGCCCGGAATCCGTATCTGTCGGCAATCGGCCCGAAGGTCGATATCGGCACCGATAGCGGGCAGACACCGGTCTTCCGTTCCAGCCCGGTCGAGCCCTGGCGCATCGTGCGTACGCGACTGAGGGCGTCCGGCGCTGCGCCTGGTCACGTCGAATGGGGTGGCCAACCTGCAGGTTATTTCACTGCCGCGACGGGCATTACCATTTTTCGCGGCGATGCCCTGGGTGACGAACTACGCGGCGTCGCGATTGTCGGCGACGTCGGCAGTAACATCATTCACCGCATGCAGGTGACGCCGAAGGGGGTCGCCTTCGTCGTTTCTCGCATCGATCAGAACACCGAGTTCGTCCGCTCCAGCGACATCTGGTTCCGGCCAGTGCAGTTCGACAACGCACCTGACGGCTGCCTGCATGTGCTCGACATGTATCGCGAAGTTATCGAACATCCCAAGTCGCTGCCGCCGCAGGTGAAGAATCATCTCGATCTCACCAGCGGCCGCGACCGGGGACGGCTGTATCGCGTGCTGGCAAAAGGAAGCAAGTATCGCCCCACGCCGCAGCTTTCCACGATGAGCTCGGCAGACCTTGTCGCACTGCTCTCGCACGACAACGCCTGGCATCGTGAAACCGCCAGCCGACTCCTCTCTCAAAGACAGGATCTCGCCGTCGTCCCTGCACTCCGAACGCTCGCCATAACTGGAGAGAAACCGCTCGGGCGATTGCATGGGTTGTCGGTGCTGAACGGCCTCAATCAGCTCGACGCCGATGTTGTTGAGTCTGCCTTGGCCGATTCTCACCCCCGCATCCGTGAACGGGCACTACAGTATGCAGAAGCCTTCGCCACATCGCCGGATGTCATTCGCAAAGTCGGTTCACTCATCAGCAGTGATGACCCACGACTTCGTCTTCAGCTCGCCTTTTCGGCAGGCGAATTTCCTGCAGAACAGAAGGTCGCCTGGCTGACGACGCTGTTGCAGCGACCAGACAGCGACAAGTGGCTGCAGCTCGCTGCCGTGAGTTCGCTTTCGAACGACGCACTGCCAGTCTTTTCGAATCTGTTGCAGAACCCCAATCTGCGCCGCATCATGCCAGCCGATTCCATTCTCCAGCGGCTGACCCTGCAGATTGCTCGTCAGAACAAAGCCGGCGATGTCGATGTCTTGCTGACGCTGATCGAAAAACTGCCTGCCAGCGAACAGCCGTTCAAGGATCAACTCATCACGACCCTGCTCACCAGCAGCAGCCCGTCGACTCTCAAACAGGTCTTCATCGGTCCTCGCGCAGAATTGATCGAGACAATGCTCGCCAGCGCGCGAAACAAAGTTTCGCAGCCGACTCTCGCCGTTGAGCGCATTTCTGCAATTCGTATCCTGGCACTCAGCGCCCAGCTGCAGGACGTTGAACGTCTTCAGGCACTGCTCGCACCGACGGAAGAAGTCGCGATTCAAACCACCGCGCTCGGCGCACTGGCCGCGACGGCAAACCCCAATCTCGCCAACGCATTACTCGACCGCTGGAATGAATTTTCACCTTCCATGCGGCTGAAAGCCGAAGAGGTTCTCTTCTCACGCCCTGACTGGACGGCCGCCACGCTCACGCTGCTGGAGTCGGGGGGACTGGCCCCCTCCGCGTTCAGCACTGCGCGATTACGAACTGTCGCCGCCGGGAACGATGTCGAACTACAGCGTCGCGCCAATCTTATTCTCAACTCGCTTGGAACGGCCTCGCGAGCCGAGATCGTGCAACGCTATCTCCCTGCGCTCACTCAGTCCGGCGACACCGCACGCGGTCGTGAAATCTTTCGCAAACAATGCTCAGGCTGCCATCGCCTCGAAGGCGTCGGCAATGAGACCGGACCGAACCTGTCCGCGATCCGCAATCGCGGTAAGGAAGCCATTCTGCTGAACGTCCTCGACCCGAACCGCGAAGTGAATCCGGACTATCTGAACTACATCGTCAGCCTGCAGGACGGCCGTACTCTCACCGGCATGATCCGCTCTGAAACAGCCACGAGCCTGACGCTCGTCCGCGCCGAGAACCAATCCAGCACCGTGCTGAGGAATGAGATCGAACAGATCCGCAACTCAGGTCAGTCCCTAATGCCGGAAGGGCTCGAACGCCAGATCGACGAACAGGCCATGGCCGACCTGCTGGCCTATCTACTCTCGCCAGAAGCCCTGCGGTGA
- a CDS encoding neutral/alkaline non-lysosomal ceramidase N-terminal domain-containing protein, which translates to MRWCPRWRGTCLIAAACWMLGIGLLAADPVAREPNDNSAPHPQPLSPEYRGEGRMKASADGWKAGVSRVKITPSQPTPMAGYISRGTRPAEGTLTDLWCKVLVLEDTQGHRAALVTLDLVGIDRQLSQKICQQVQEQQHWDRSQIAICCSHTHTGPAVGKNLALMSYLQCDAAGRKVLDDYAEFLKTSIVEAVQRGVENLKPATLAWGSGEATFAVNRRANPAPEVPQRRAEGKLQGPSDYAVPVLAVRQGDQLAALVFGYACHCTTLASMEWSGDYAGFAQIDLERDFPGCQAMFWAGCGADQNPLPRQTVELAKEYGKQLATAVTKVMQSPMTPLPAELKTSYVEIALPLATLPTREQLLTDAMSMNAVIALRAKTLLEQIDRGEPLSPTYPYPVAMWKLGKQIDFVILGGEVVVDYAIRLKDELSGERSSPEQVWCAGYANDMMAYIPSRRVLLEGGYEGGGAMLYYGLPTVWAPEVEEMIVDAVKGQAKRTE; encoded by the coding sequence ATGCGATGGTGCCCACGCTGGCGTGGAACTTGCCTGATCGCGGCGGCGTGCTGGATGCTGGGAATCGGTCTCCTGGCAGCAGACCCTGTCGCGCGAGAGCCGAACGACAATTCGGCCCCTCACCCCCAGCCCCTCTCCCCGGAGTACCGGGGCGAGGGGAGAATGAAGGCCAGCGCTGACGGTTGGAAGGCTGGCGTTTCACGGGTGAAGATCACGCCGTCGCAGCCGACGCCGATGGCCGGATACATCAGCCGAGGGACGCGGCCTGCGGAAGGGACGCTGACAGACCTGTGGTGCAAAGTGCTGGTGCTGGAAGACACGCAAGGCCATCGCGCCGCGCTCGTCACACTCGATCTGGTGGGGATCGACCGACAGCTCTCACAAAAAATCTGCCAACAGGTGCAGGAGCAACAGCACTGGGATCGGAGCCAGATTGCGATCTGCTGTTCTCACACGCATACCGGACCGGCGGTCGGTAAGAATCTGGCGCTGATGAGTTACCTGCAATGCGATGCAGCGGGACGAAAAGTGCTGGATGACTACGCTGAGTTCCTGAAGACCTCGATTGTGGAAGCGGTGCAGCGGGGCGTCGAGAACCTGAAACCTGCGACATTGGCGTGGGGGAGCGGCGAGGCGACGTTTGCGGTGAATCGTCGAGCAAATCCCGCACCTGAAGTTCCGCAACGGCGGGCAGAAGGGAAGCTGCAGGGGCCAAGTGATTATGCGGTGCCGGTGCTGGCCGTGCGTCAGGGTGATCAGCTCGCAGCACTCGTGTTTGGGTATGCCTGCCACTGCACCACTCTGGCGAGCATGGAATGGTCGGGCGATTACGCGGGTTTCGCGCAGATTGATCTGGAGCGGGACTTCCCCGGTTGTCAGGCGATGTTCTGGGCAGGTTGCGGAGCCGACCAGAATCCCCTGCCGCGACAAACAGTCGAGCTGGCAAAGGAGTACGGGAAGCAGTTGGCGACGGCGGTGACGAAGGTGATGCAGAGCCCCATGACGCCGCTGCCTGCGGAGCTGAAGACGAGTTACGTCGAGATTGCGTTGCCACTAGCAACATTGCCCACCCGCGAACAACTTCTGACCGACGCGATGTCCATGAATGCGGTCATCGCGCTACGGGCCAAGACGCTGCTGGAACAGATCGATCGGGGTGAACCATTGTCGCCGACGTATCCGTATCCCGTGGCGATGTGGAAGCTGGGGAAGCAGATCGACTTCGTCATTCTGGGAGGCGAGGTGGTCGTCGACTATGCAATTCGGCTTAAGGACGAACTGTCAGGCGAGCGGTCATCACCTGAGCAGGTGTGGTGTGCCGGCTATGCGAACGACATGATGGCCTACATTCCCTCCAGACGGGTGCTGCTCGAAGGAGGTTATGAAGGGGGCGGCGCGATGCTCTACTACGGGTTGCCGACCGTGTGGGCACCGGAAGTTGAGGAGATGATCGTCGACGCGGTGAAAGGGCAGGCAAAGCGTACAGAGTGA
- a CDS encoding NADH:flavin oxidoreductase/NADH oxidase, whose amino-acid sequence MPRLFEKYQLKDVTLRNRIVVSPMCQYSSDNGFPNDWHLVHLGSRAVGGAGLVIVEASGVSPEGRISPFDSGIYLDDHVEPFARMARFMREHGAVPGIQIAHAGRKGSAQKPWEGDAHLPNDQGGWDTIAPSAVAFGGNLWKVPREMTVEDIRHVQQQFVAAAQRSLAAGFEWLEIHFAHGYLAHEFYSPLSNFRTDDYGGSFENRIRFLIETFTAVREVWPERLPLTVRLSVTDWIDGGVTVEESIELVRRLKDLGLDLLDVSHGFVVPDISQIPWAPGFMVPIAAQIPTGVGWIITDPHQAEQALQEHDVDLILLAREVLRDPYWPYHAARTLGAEQAATLLPPQYARAVARH is encoded by the coding sequence ATGCCGCGTCTGTTCGAAAAGTATCAGTTGAAGGATGTAACGCTCCGCAATCGCATCGTCGTCTCGCCGATGTGTCAGTATTCATCCGACAACGGTTTCCCCAACGACTGGCACCTGGTGCATCTCGGCTCGCGGGCCGTCGGCGGGGCCGGTCTGGTGATTGTGGAAGCATCCGGCGTCTCTCCAGAAGGTCGCATCAGCCCGTTCGACAGCGGCATCTACCTCGATGACCATGTCGAACCGTTCGCCCGCATGGCGAGATTCATGCGAGAGCACGGTGCAGTCCCGGGAATTCAGATCGCACACGCGGGCCGGAAGGGGAGCGCACAAAAGCCCTGGGAAGGAGACGCCCATCTTCCGAACGATCAAGGGGGCTGGGACACCATCGCCCCTTCGGCCGTCGCCTTCGGAGGGAACCTCTGGAAAGTGCCGCGAGAGATGACCGTCGAAGACATCCGGCATGTGCAGCAGCAGTTTGTCGCCGCTGCTCAGAGATCGCTCGCCGCTGGCTTCGAATGGCTCGAAATCCATTTCGCGCACGGGTATCTCGCCCATGAGTTCTACTCGCCCCTCTCGAACTTTCGCACCGACGACTACGGCGGCAGCTTCGAAAACCGCATTCGCTTTCTGATTGAAACGTTCACCGCCGTGAGAGAAGTCTGGCCGGAACGGTTGCCCCTCACAGTGCGACTCTCCGTCACCGACTGGATCGACGGCGGGGTCACGGTGGAAGAGTCGATCGAACTGGTCCGGCGCCTCAAAGACCTGGGACTCGACCTGCTGGATGTCAGCCACGGCTTTGTCGTCCCGGATATCTCGCAGATCCCGTGGGCGCCAGGCTTCATGGTCCCCATCGCCGCGCAGATTCCAACCGGCGTCGGCTGGATCATCACCGACCCGCATCAGGCGGAGCAGGCGCTGCAGGAACACGATGTGGATCTGATATTGCTGGCCCGCGAAGTGTTGCGAGATCCGTACTGGCCGTACCACGCCGCCCGCACGCTCGGGGCAGAACAAGCCGCAACTCTGTTACCGCCGCAATACGCCCGCGCCGTCGCGCGACATTGA
- a CDS encoding LacI family DNA-binding transcriptional regulator, which produces MSGSGRNTRLIDIARQAGVSRAAVGHILNHSGKDRVRVSEETRARVLKIANELDYRPNRAAQQLRGKPNEILGVILDTVNIAVFSARLAAVEAEAHRRGYRLMIGQAHHDPKEIQTYLEDFSARGIDGVLCLFDVMEDLRKDLQTIFRGQPGAVIHAAPVVKSQPCVRVDTAAAIRLLVDHLVERGRRRIGIQLWSMSDQLMTLREQAWKDAVRQHRLPAGQQLVWVNPLAKQKPTPDVVDACIQQLVIEQKADAIIASNDEWAVRLIQGLRRRNLEVPRDVAVTGYDNLDIADVIEPGLTTIDQCHAAYAEAAVDLMLAAQTGKLSTSDRVRIVQPRLIVRDST; this is translated from the coding sequence ATGTCAGGCTCGGGTCGGAACACGCGACTGATCGATATCGCCAGACAGGCGGGCGTTTCCCGTGCGGCTGTCGGGCATATTCTCAATCACTCGGGAAAAGATCGCGTAAGGGTTTCGGAAGAAACTCGGGCCCGTGTTTTGAAGATTGCGAACGAACTCGACTATCGGCCCAACCGCGCCGCCCAGCAACTGCGCGGCAAGCCGAACGAAATCCTCGGCGTCATTCTCGACACGGTGAACATCGCCGTGTTCTCTGCTCGGCTTGCCGCTGTGGAAGCCGAAGCCCATCGTCGCGGCTACCGGCTCATGATCGGTCAAGCACATCATGACCCGAAAGAAATTCAGACCTATCTTGAAGACTTCAGTGCCCGCGGCATCGATGGCGTGCTGTGTCTGTTTGACGTCATGGAAGATCTGCGGAAGGATCTGCAGACAATCTTTCGCGGCCAGCCAGGCGCGGTTATCCACGCAGCACCGGTGGTGAAGTCGCAGCCTTGCGTACGGGTGGATACTGCTGCCGCCATTCGGTTGCTGGTGGATCATCTGGTCGAACGCGGCCGACGCCGCATCGGCATCCAGCTCTGGTCGATGTCGGATCAGCTCATGACGCTGCGCGAACAGGCCTGGAAAGACGCCGTGCGTCAACACCGTTTGCCCGCCGGGCAGCAGCTCGTCTGGGTCAACCCGTTGGCGAAGCAGAAGCCGACGCCGGATGTGGTCGACGCCTGCATTCAACAACTGGTGATCGAACAAAAGGCCGACGCCATCATCGCCTCGAACGATGAATGGGCAGTGCGCTTGATTCAGGGCCTGCGACGACGCAACCTCGAAGTCCCGCGGGATGTGGCCGTTACCGGCTACGACAATCTCGATATCGCTGATGTGATCGAACCGGGTTTGACGACCATCGACCAGTGCCATGCCGCGTACGCAGAAGCGGCTGTTGATCTGATGCTCGCTGCTCAAACAGGCAAACTCTCGACTTCCGATCGTGTCCGGATTGTCCAGCCGCGGCTGATTGTCCGCGATTCCACATGA
- a CDS encoding Gfo/Idh/MocA family protein produces the protein MLKLNRRGFLAAAAATVAIRPWSRVLGANSDIRVAVIGVNNIGKTHLMNFPKIPGVRVVGVCDVDSKVLGQRATEFEKEFGAIKQYADLRQVFDDPGVDVVVLAVPNHWHALGTIWACQAGKDVYVEKPCSYNIWEAGQMIKAADKYQRIVQVGIQRRSLDYMQAWFKELQAGALGKINCVRALYYNRRESIGRVAKPQSPPPEVNHDLWSGPAPTPILRNKYHYDWHWYWDIGNGELGNNGPHVLDLARTALGVKEFPRSVWSMGGRYAWDDNGETPNTHIIHYGYEPAPIIMEIRNLPERANTKENTKYRGLGVGIVVDCEHGSYVGFDKGTVYDKAGKAVREITGEVGGDSGRQVHRENFVKALRSRNTSDLNCSLPQGHLSSSLCHLGNISHRLGEPLPLAAANERIQSEPLFGETGRRLVEHLDANQIPLAKTTIELGAALTFDPESQTFPQSPAANGLLKRTYREPYVVPENV, from the coding sequence ATGCTGAAGTTGAATCGCCGAGGATTTCTGGCCGCCGCCGCTGCGACCGTCGCCATCCGTCCCTGGTCCCGCGTCCTCGGCGCCAACTCCGATATTCGCGTCGCCGTCATCGGCGTGAATAACATCGGCAAAACGCACCTGATGAACTTTCCCAAGATCCCCGGCGTCCGCGTGGTCGGGGTCTGCGATGTCGACAGCAAGGTGCTCGGCCAACGGGCGACGGAGTTCGAAAAAGAATTCGGCGCCATCAAGCAGTACGCTGACCTGCGTCAGGTGTTCGATGATCCCGGCGTCGATGTCGTCGTCCTCGCAGTGCCGAATCACTGGCATGCGCTCGGCACGATCTGGGCCTGTCAGGCGGGCAAAGACGTCTACGTTGAAAAGCCCTGCTCGTACAACATCTGGGAAGCAGGCCAGATGATCAAAGCCGCCGACAAATATCAGCGAATCGTTCAGGTCGGCATCCAGCGCCGGAGCCTGGATTACATGCAGGCATGGTTCAAGGAACTGCAGGCCGGTGCGCTGGGGAAGATCAACTGCGTACGGGCCCTTTACTATAACCGCCGCGAATCGATCGGTCGGGTGGCGAAGCCGCAATCTCCGCCGCCAGAGGTGAATCACGATCTCTGGTCCGGTCCCGCCCCGACGCCCATTTTGCGGAACAAGTACCACTACGACTGGCACTGGTACTGGGACATTGGGAACGGCGAACTCGGCAACAACGGACCTCATGTTCTCGATCTCGCCCGGACCGCGCTGGGGGTCAAGGAATTCCCTCGCAGCGTCTGGAGCATGGGGGGCCGTTATGCCTGGGACGACAACGGCGAAACCCCGAACACGCACATCATCCACTACGGGTATGAGCCTGCCCCCATCATCATGGAAATTCGCAACCTCCCTGAGCGGGCCAACACAAAAGAGAATACGAAGTACCGCGGTCTGGGAGTCGGCATCGTCGTCGATTGCGAACACGGCAGCTATGTCGGCTTCGACAAGGGGACTGTGTACGACAAGGCAGGGAAAGCGGTTCGCGAGATCACCGGCGAAGTCGGCGGCGACAGCGGACGTCAAGTGCATCGCGAAAACTTCGTCAAAGCACTGCGCTCGAGAAACACTTCCGATCTCAACTGCAGTCTGCCGCAAGGGCACCTGTCCTCGAGCCTGTGTCATCTCGGCAACATTTCGCACCGGCTCGGAGAACCGCTGCCGCTGGCCGCCGCGAACGAGCGCATTCAGTCTGAACCGCTGTTCGGAGAAACCGGCCGACGACTCGTCGAACATTTGGACGCCAACCAGATTCCACTGGCGAAAACGACGATCGAACTCGGAGCCGCACTCACCTTCGATCCCGAATCACAAACCTTCCCCCAGTCGCCTGCTGCGAACGGACTGTTGAAACGGACTTACCGCGAACCCTATGTTGTTCCCGAGAACGTCTAA
- a CDS encoding Gfo/Idh/MocA family protein: MMSVIAHRLFASLIVLSLWTGLCATALAEEPMLRIGLVGLDSSHAPAFAKAINDPQTHPGLEGAKIVAAFPGGSADLPVSADRLAGFTKTLADQGIAIVGSIDELVSQVDAVIITSVDGRVHLPQATAVIAAGKKLFIDKPMTNSVAEADEIFTLAAQHKVPCFSSSSLRFAPEILQLKEKSGGVGAITGCVTYSPCATQLHHPDLFWYGIHGVETLFTLMGPGCESVACIRTEGADEVVGVWKDGRVGTFRGIRSGKSGFGAMAFGTAGIASATVKVSYEPMLVEIVKFFRTGAPPVATGETLEVLAFMEAANESHKQGGIPVFVKSAQTAAK; encoded by the coding sequence ATGATGAGCGTGATCGCACACCGGCTGTTCGCGTCGTTGATTGTTCTCTCCCTGTGGACCGGACTTTGTGCCACTGCCCTCGCGGAAGAACCCATGCTCCGCATTGGACTCGTCGGACTCGACAGCTCTCACGCACCTGCGTTTGCCAAGGCGATCAACGATCCGCAGACGCATCCCGGCCTGGAAGGAGCGAAGATCGTCGCCGCCTTTCCCGGCGGTAGTGCCGATCTCCCGGTCAGTGCCGACCGTCTCGCCGGCTTTACGAAGACCCTGGCCGATCAGGGAATTGCCATCGTCGGCAGCATCGACGAACTGGTCTCTCAGGTGGACGCCGTCATCATCACCAGCGTCGACGGCCGCGTGCATCTGCCGCAGGCGACCGCCGTCATCGCGGCGGGCAAGAAACTGTTTATTGACAAGCCGATGACGAACTCTGTCGCAGAAGCCGACGAGATCTTCACGCTCGCCGCCCAGCACAAGGTTCCCTGCTTCTCGTCATCCTCGCTTCGCTTCGCACCTGAGATTTTGCAGCTCAAGGAGAAGTCGGGCGGCGTTGGCGCCATCACCGGGTGCGTCACCTACAGCCCGTGCGCGACGCAACTGCATCATCCCGATCTCTTCTGGTACGGCATCCACGGAGTCGAGACCCTGTTTACGCTGATGGGGCCTGGCTGTGAGTCGGTCGCCTGTATTCGCACCGAGGGAGCCGATGAAGTGGTCGGCGTCTGGAAAGATGGCCGGGTCGGCACGTTTCGCGGCATTCGCTCTGGCAAGTCCGGCTTCGGCGCCATGGCCTTCGGGACCGCCGGCATCGCTTCCGCCACGGTCAAGGTGAGTTATGAGCCGATGCTGGTTGAGATCGTGAAGTTCTTCCGCACCGGCGCCCCGCCTGTTGCGACCGGGGAAACTTTGGAAGTGCTGGCTTTCATGGAAGCCGCCAATGAAAGTCACAAGCAAGGGGGCATCCCCGTGTTCGTGAAGTCGGCACAGACCGCTGCCAAATAG
- a CDS encoding 3-keto-disaccharide hydrolase, giving the protein MNIKSLLLLGLAVSLCLFAVPVSHGAEPVTAKVEPVIPTEVIPLLNGRDLSCFYTWLMDAGYEDPRRIFVVQPDGILRISGDGFGGLITHHEYANYHLVMEYRWGTATWLTRKDRARDGGLLLHCQGVDGGFGGKDGQPGPWMTSIECQIIEGGVGDILVLSGKNAKGELIPASATCCITRDRDGEAVWTPGAPPQVFPRGRINWSGRDPDWKDVVGIRGKNDVETPGEGWTTLECFCFGGEIAYKVNGVIVNRASDVQPNHGKILLQTEAAEMYVRRLELRPLKEMIP; this is encoded by the coding sequence GTGAACATCAAGTCTCTTTTGTTGCTCGGGCTCGCTGTCTCGTTGTGTCTGTTCGCGGTTCCTGTTTCGCATGGAGCTGAGCCAGTAACCGCAAAGGTCGAGCCTGTCATTCCGACGGAGGTGATCCCGTTGCTCAACGGACGCGATCTCTCCTGCTTCTATACCTGGCTGATGGATGCCGGCTACGAGGATCCGCGACGCATCTTTGTCGTGCAGCCGGACGGCATTCTGCGGATTTCCGGCGATGGTTTTGGCGGATTGATTACCCATCACGAGTATGCGAATTACCACTTAGTAATGGAGTACCGCTGGGGAACTGCGACCTGGCTGACTCGAAAAGACCGTGCCCGTGATGGCGGGTTGCTGCTGCACTGCCAGGGAGTGGACGGGGGCTTCGGGGGTAAGGACGGCCAGCCTGGCCCGTGGATGACCTCGATCGAATGCCAGATCATTGAAGGGGGCGTCGGCGATATCCTCGTGCTCTCCGGCAAGAATGCGAAAGGGGAGCTGATCCCCGCTTCGGCCACCTGTTGCATTACCCGTGACCGCGATGGCGAAGCCGTCTGGACGCCAGGCGCCCCGCCGCAGGTGTTCCCCCGGGGTCGCATCAACTGGTCAGGCCGCGATCCGGACTGGAAAGATGTCGTCGGCATCCGCGGCAAGAACGACGTCGAGACGCCCGGCGAAGGCTGGACGACGCTGGAATGCTTCTGCTTCGGCGGCGAGATCGCCTACAAGGTGAACGGCGTGATCGTGAATCGCGCCAGCGACGTGCAACCGAATCACGGAAAAATTCTGCTGCAGACGGAAGCGGCCGAAATGTACGTCCGCAGACTCGAACTACGGCCGCTCAAGGAAATGATTCCGTAA
- a CDS encoding sigma-70 family RNA polymerase sigma factor, protein MPDLQPQERHQKFLRLFTTHEPAIRAFVRRLVPSRADADDVLQEVAIVLWDKFDEFREDGDFRAWAYGIARFKVLSRLRDISRDRIVLSTDVVEMIAESSLEDEFRLQRERDVLENCFKKVSPKNRDLLAQAYQPDAKIQEVAAQSGRTVGGFYQWLYRMRSMLLECIQRELAREAVS, encoded by the coding sequence ATGCCTGATCTGCAACCGCAAGAGCGGCATCAGAAGTTCCTGAGGTTATTCACCACGCACGAACCCGCTATTCGGGCCTTTGTGCGGCGGTTGGTTCCCTCACGGGCAGATGCCGACGACGTGCTGCAGGAGGTAGCGATCGTGCTCTGGGACAAGTTCGACGAGTTTCGGGAAGACGGCGATTTCCGGGCGTGGGCCTATGGGATCGCCCGCTTCAAAGTGCTGTCGCGGTTGCGGGATATCAGCCGCGACCGGATCGTGCTGTCGACAGACGTGGTTGAGATGATTGCAGAGAGTTCACTTGAGGACGAATTCCGTTTGCAACGGGAGCGCGACGTCCTTGAGAACTGTTTTAAAAAGGTATCACCCAAGAATCGGGATCTGCTCGCCCAGGCCTATCAGCCGGACGCGAAGATTCAGGAAGTGGCGGCACAGAGCGGACGCACGGTCGGCGGCTTTTATCAATGGCTGTACCGCATGCGATCGATGTTGCTCGAGTGCATCCAGCGGGAATTGGCCCGGGAGGCGGTGTCGTGA